TGTATTGCCAAAAAATACGGTAAAAATTCACAGCAATATCATAATGCATTGCCCGATACTACGGTTTGGCTGGATACCTTAAATAAAAATCAGGCACTTGTTAGTTTGTATTATAGAGATTATAATTATGCTAATTACCCCGTAGTTGGTGTTACTTATGAACAAGCAATTGAATATTGCAAATGGAAAACTGATACGGTAATAAAAGTTTATGATAATATAAAAAACAAAAAAATATTACCAAAGAAAATCACATTTCGACTTCCAACCAAAGAGGAATGGCAATTAGCAGCAATAACAGACCTTACTTATCAAACCGAACCTTATGGTTATGAAAATATAATTTCCAAAGAAAATACTTGCAAAGTGGTTTGTAAAGAATATGTAACTTTATTTAAAAGCAATTCCTCTGAAGAGCCAAAATTATGTTCGGCTTACTACGGGCAACGAAATAGATATAATCTTTATAATATGGCAGGTAATGTTGCTGAAATGGTTGCCGAAAAGAATATGGCAATGGGAGGCAGCTGGAAAGACACGTTCAATGAATGTAAGGTTACAAGTGAACAAAAATATACAAAACCTGCATCATGGCTCGGTTTCAGGTGTGTATGCGATATTACTGTTGAATAGAAATTATTTAAAATTCTGCTTCAAGCATCACGGGACAATGGTCGGAGTGAACTGCTTCAGAAAGTATTACAGCACGTTTTAAGTTTTTTTCCAGAGCAACACTTACCATTTGATAATCCAAACGCCAGCCCAGATTTTTATTGCGTGCATTGTGCATATAGCTCCACCATGTATATTGGTGAGGTTGCTGGTTAAAGTATCTGAATGAATCAATAAATCCGCTTTTAATAAAACCATCGAGCCATTCGCGTTCTTCTGGTAAGAAACCCGAAACTGTTGCATTCCTTACTGGGTCGTGAATATCAATCGGCTTATGACAAATGTTGAAATCACCGCAGATTATTAATTTTTCTCTCGTTTTTTTTAATTCATTAATGTAATTCTGAAAATCACTAAGCCATTGCATTTTGAATGCTTGCCTTTCATCTCCCATTGTTCCCGACGGATGATAAACACTTATTACCGAAATGTCTTTGAAGTCTGTCCTTAGCATTCTTCCTTCGATATCGTATTTTTTGATTTCCATTCCGCATTTGACATTATCGGGAGTGATTTTTGTAAGAATGGCAACTCCGCTGTATCCCTTTTTCTCAGCAGGATACCAGTAACATTTGTATCCGAGATTTTCAAATTCCGAAACATCGAACTGGTCGGGAGTAGCTTTTATTTCCTGCATGCAGACAATGTCGGCATTACCCGATTTAAGCCAGCCGACAAGATTTTTGTTCATCGCTGCCCTTATGCCATTGAGGTTGTACGAAATTATTTTAACCATTTGTTTTTAATTTTCATTTAATAAAACATCGCAAAGGGGGTGTCTCAATAGTAAAATTTTAGTATTTTTTTACTCTGTGAATCTCTGTGTAACAATAGAATAAAAATTACACAGAGAGCCACAGAGAATGCACGGAGGTACACAGAACACTTTTGAGGCACCCTTAGCTTTTTACAAAGTGTGAAATAAAAAAATATTTTTATAAAAATAAATGAAATTTGAATATTTATTTTACCTTGATTTTCATTCCTATCGAAAGCACTTTATTTTTGCTGATATTATTGAGTTTGCATAAATTTTCAACTGTTGTTCCGTTGTTTTTTGCAATTCGGTAAAGCGTGTCGCCTTCTTTAACCATGTGATAATTGCCAGTTTTTGTATTTATTGTAGTATTTTGTTTTGTGGGGTTTTTCGCAGCAACAGATTTTGTTTTCGATGTTTTACCTTTTGATTTTAACCCTTTATAATAATTTTGAAATGTAGTGCCGGTAAGTAATAGTGTGTCTTTTAATAAAG
This is a stretch of genomic DNA from Bacteroidales bacterium. It encodes these proteins:
- a CDS encoding SUMF1/EgtB/PvdO family nonheme iron enzyme, whose product is MKFKLSAVVIIFVGIFLSCNREYYDLPRKKIKGPLETIWVNNNLYFDETEVTNVEWRYYLECIAKKYGKNSQQYHNALPDTTVWLDTLNKNQALVSLYYRDYNYANYPVVGVTYEQAIEYCKWKTDTVIKVYDNIKNKKILPKKITFRLPTKEEWQLAAITDLTYQTEPYGYENIISKENTCKVVCKEYVTLFKSNSSEEPKLCSAYYGQRNRYNLYNMAGNVAEMVAEKNMAMGGSWKDTFNECKVTSEQKYTKPASWLGFRCVCDITVE
- a CDS encoding exodeoxyribonuclease III, coding for MVKIISYNLNGIRAAMNKNLVGWLKSGNADIVCMQEIKATPDQFDVSEFENLGYKCYWYPAEKKGYSGVAILTKITPDNVKCGMEIKKYDIEGRMLRTDFKDISVISVYHPSGTMGDERQAFKMQWLSDFQNYINELKKTREKLIICGDFNICHKPIDIHDPVRNATVSGFLPEEREWLDGFIKSGFIDSFRYFNQQPHQYTWWSYMHNARNKNLGWRLDYQMVSVALEKNLKRAVILSEAVHSDHCPVMLEAEF